Proteins encoded by one window of Coprothermobacter sp.:
- a CDS encoding excinuclease ABC subunit UvrA has product MAEESIFIKGARVHNLKDVSVRLPRNKIIVITGVSGSGKSSLAFDTLYAEGQRRYVESLSAYARQFIGLMQKPDVDLIEGLSPAIAIDQRSASKNPRSTVGTLTEIYDYLRLLFARAGVPYCPNHDIPITKQSPQEIVEHLLAEYPGHTVALLAPAVEGRKGEYHKLIEDVQRKGFESYRVDGTEYSVDDLVPSIDKKRKHTIELIVDKLLVTADERTRLFDSVELALKEGNSVIKVLDLATGKLDFFSSTFACPICGYSIQEIEPRLFSFNSPYGACPTCTGLGFQLEPDIDMIIDHDKSLAEGAIQIPGFLAASTFSKDFVVQALRYRGYDPDQRVRDLPAGAMDIVLHGDRERIPVHWEDGEGTDHIYKFHWEGLINLLARRYEETTSEAMKEEYERFMVQKDCPTCHGRRLKPEALAVKLAGRNISEVTDMSVDQALQFAGQLPEAMTETQRTIGKQVLREINERLKFILDVGLGYLTLSRASATLAGGEAQRLRLATQVGSKLVGVLYVLDEPSIGLHPRDNERLLSTLRELRDLGNTLVIVEHDEETIRTADYLVDVGPGAGEHGGRIVAAGSLADIIAEPTSLTGQYLTGKLSVPLPKSRRTPNGEHLLIKGATEHNLKNVDADIPLHMFTCITGVSGSGKSTLINDCLYKGLARELYHAKDQPGRYEKLTGVEYIDRVIVVDQAPIGRTPRSNPATYTGLFTPIREVYARMPEAKVRGYQPGRFSFNVKGGRCEACEGNGFTKVEMQFLPDVYVPCEVCHGARFNSETLEVRYKGKSVADVLEMSVEEALHFFDAHARLKHMLKLLDAVGLGYIRLGQSAVTLSGGEAQRIKLAAELGKRTAGRTLYILDEPTTGLHFADVEKLVGVLQELTNKGNTVIVIEHNLEVIKNADWVIDLGPEGGDKGGRIIATGTPEQIACNPESLTGQFLKDKVR; this is encoded by the coding sequence ATGGCTGAAGAAAGCATCTTCATCAAGGGTGCGCGCGTCCACAACTTGAAAGACGTGAGCGTGCGGCTCCCGCGCAACAAGATCATCGTCATCACCGGCGTGTCCGGCTCGGGCAAGTCCTCGCTGGCGTTCGACACCCTGTACGCCGAGGGGCAGCGCCGCTATGTCGAGTCGCTCTCTGCCTATGCCCGGCAATTTATCGGCCTGATGCAGAAGCCGGACGTCGACCTCATCGAGGGGCTGTCCCCCGCCATTGCCATCGACCAGAGATCAGCCAGCAAGAACCCCCGGTCCACGGTCGGTACGCTGACCGAGATCTATGATTACCTGCGTCTGCTGTTCGCGCGCGCCGGCGTTCCGTACTGTCCCAACCATGATATCCCCATTACGAAGCAGTCGCCCCAGGAGATCGTCGAGCACCTGCTGGCAGAGTACCCCGGGCATACCGTCGCCCTGCTGGCGCCTGCGGTGGAGGGGCGCAAGGGCGAGTACCACAAACTGATCGAGGATGTCCAGCGCAAGGGGTTCGAGAGCTACCGTGTCGACGGTACGGAGTACAGTGTCGACGACCTGGTCCCGAGCATTGATAAGAAGCGCAAGCACACGATCGAGCTCATCGTGGACAAGCTGCTGGTCACCGCGGACGAACGCACGCGCCTGTTCGACTCGGTGGAACTGGCGCTCAAGGAAGGGAACAGCGTCATCAAGGTCCTGGACCTGGCGACGGGCAAGCTCGACTTCTTCTCGAGCACCTTCGCCTGCCCCATCTGCGGCTACAGCATCCAGGAGATCGAGCCGCGGCTGTTCTCGTTCAACTCCCCCTATGGCGCGTGTCCGACGTGTACCGGTCTCGGCTTCCAGCTGGAGCCGGACATCGACATGATCATTGACCACGACAAGTCGCTCGCTGAGGGGGCCATCCAGATCCCTGGCTTCCTTGCCGCCTCGACGTTCAGCAAGGACTTTGTCGTGCAGGCGCTCCGGTACCGTGGGTACGACCCGGACCAGAGAGTGCGCGACTTGCCGGCAGGAGCTATGGACATTGTCCTGCACGGTGACAGGGAACGCATCCCGGTCCACTGGGAGGACGGCGAAGGGACCGACCATATCTACAAGTTCCACTGGGAAGGGCTCATCAACCTCTTGGCCCGCAGGTACGAAGAGACGACCTCGGAAGCCATGAAAGAGGAATACGAGCGCTTCATGGTGCAGAAGGACTGCCCGACCTGTCATGGCAGGCGCCTGAAGCCCGAGGCGCTGGCCGTCAAGCTGGCCGGGCGCAACATTAGCGAGGTCACCGACATGTCGGTCGACCAGGCGTTGCAGTTTGCTGGCCAGTTGCCTGAGGCGATGACCGAGACCCAGCGCACGATCGGCAAGCAGGTGCTGCGCGAGATCAACGAGCGGCTGAAGTTTATCCTGGACGTCGGCCTGGGATACCTGACCCTCTCGCGCGCGTCGGCGACGCTTGCGGGCGGCGAGGCCCAGCGCTTGCGCCTGGCGACGCAGGTGGGCAGCAAGCTGGTCGGTGTCCTCTACGTGCTGGACGAGCCGTCCATCGGCTTGCATCCGCGTGACAACGAGCGCTTGCTGAGCACCCTGCGCGAGCTGCGCGACCTGGGCAACACGCTGGTCATCGTCGAGCATGACGAGGAGACGATCCGCACGGCGGACTACCTTGTCGACGTGGGCCCGGGGGCCGGCGAACACGGCGGGCGCATTGTGGCCGCCGGCAGCCTGGCGGACATCATCGCCGAGCCGACGTCGCTGACGGGGCAGTACCTGACGGGCAAGCTGTCCGTCCCCCTGCCGAAGAGCAGGCGCACCCCCAACGGCGAGCACCTGCTGATCAAGGGCGCGACGGAGCACAACCTCAAGAACGTCGACGCCGACATTCCCCTGCACATGTTCACGTGCATCACGGGCGTGTCCGGCTCGGGCAAGTCGACGCTGATCAATGACTGCCTGTACAAGGGACTGGCACGCGAGCTGTACCATGCCAAGGACCAGCCAGGCCGCTACGAGAAGTTGACAGGTGTCGAATACATCGACCGCGTCATCGTGGTCGATCAGGCGCCGATCGGGCGCACCCCGCGCAGCAACCCGGCCACCTATACGGGGTTGTTCACGCCCATCCGCGAGGTCTACGCGCGCATGCCCGAGGCGAAGGTGCGCGGGTACCAGCCCGGCCGGTTCAGCTTCAACGTGAAGGGCGGCCGCTGTGAGGCCTGCGAAGGCAATGGGTTCACCAAGGTCGAGATGCAGTTCCTGCCGGACGTCTATGTGCCGTGCGAAGTGTGCCACGGCGCGCGCTTCAACTCCGAGACGCTGGAGGTCCGCTACAAGGGCAAATCCGTCGCCGACGTGCTGGAGATGTCGGTTGAGGAAGCCCTGCACTTCTTCGACGCGCACGCGCGCCTCAAGCACATGCTGAAGCTGCTGGACGCCGTCGGACTTGGTTACATCCGCCTGGGGCAGAGCGCCGTGACCCTGTCGGGCGGCGAGGCCCAGCGCATCAAGCTCGCGGCGGAGCTGGGCAAGCGTACAGCAGGAAGGACGTTGTACATCCTCGACGAGCCGACGACCGGCCTGCACTTCGCCGACGTCGAGAAGCTCGTGGGTGTCCTCCAGGAGCTGACTAATAAAGGCAACACGGTCATCGTCATCGAGCACAACCTGGAGGTCATCAAGAACGCCGACTGGGTGATTGACCTGGGTCCCGAGGGCGGCGACAAGGGCGGCCGCATCATCGCGACAGGCACGCCCGAGCAGATCGCCTGCAACCCGGAGTCGCTGACGGGACAGTTCCTCAAGGACAAGGTGAGATAG